From Anopheles darlingi chromosome 2, idAnoDarlMG_H_01, whole genome shotgun sequence, the proteins below share one genomic window:
- the LOC125948362 gene encoding serine proteinase stubble, translating into MLPPWHCPTTAGAAWIGLLIWFATLVNANIIHNVLGLPDTCVYQNQVRACRLSFTCWLEGGRHVSGCGENRWLMSCCVPESELVTPGATGGGAMIAPKVAYAAPMLPMVALMPPIVPASRPNIIGPPPPPLPPLPMGHPGVQYSKQKSFFHRRSDQLMQSECGIPQTSQNTLQKRIIGGRTANFAEYPWQAHIRIAEYQCGGVLVSRRYVATAAHCIQQARLKDIVIYLGELDTQNSGKIMEPLPAEKHRVELKIVHPKFIFRMTQPDRYDLALLKLTRPAGYKSHILPICLPMRPMELVGRKGIIAGWGKTNANMGQTGTNILRTAAVPIISTKECLRWHKSKKINVELYNEMFCAGHSDGHQDACLGDSGGPLIINDRGRYTLIGITSAGFGCGVDHQPGIYHNIQKTIKWIQSVVLS; encoded by the exons ATGCTCCCACCATGGCATTGCCCAACGACGGCCGGTGCCGCCTGGATCGGATTGCTGATTTGGTTCGCCACGCTCGTCAACGCAA ATATCATACACAACGTGCTGGGGCTTCCGGATACCTGCGTCTACCAGAATCAGGTGCGGGCCTGTCGGCTTTCGTTCACCTGCTGGCTCGAGGGTGGCCGGCATGTGTCGGGATGCGGTGAAAACCGGTGGCTGATGTCGTGCTGCGTGCCGGAAAGTGAACTGGTGACGCCGGGTGCCACCGGCGGAGGCGCCATGATCGCACCGAAGGTAGCATATGCCGCTCCAATGCTTCCGATGGTCGCCCTGATGCCCCCGATAGTGCCCGCTAGTCGGCCAAATATCATcggaccaccacctccaccactgccaccgctgccaatGGGGCATCCTGGAGTGCAGTACTCGAAGCAGAAGAGCTTCTTCCATCGCCGATCGGATCAGTTGATGCAGAGCGAGTGTGGAATTCCACAAACGTCCCAGAATACGCTTCAGAAGCGCATCATCGGTGGGCGGACGGCAAACTTTGCCGAGTATCCGTGgcaggcacacatacgcatcGCGGAGTATCAGTGTGGTGGGGTGCTGGTGTCGAGACGGTATGTTGCGACGGCTGCCCACTGTATCCAGCAGGCGCGCCTTAAGGATATTGTGATCTATCTCGGGGAGCTGGATACGCAGAATTCGGGCAAAATCATGGAACCGTTACCGGCGGAGAAGCACCGGGTGGAGCTGAAGATTGTGCACCCGAAGTTTATCTTCCGGATGACGCAACCGGATCGGTATGATCTGGCGCTGCTGAAGCTGACGCGACCGGCCGGGTACAAGTCGCACATACTGCCCATCTGCTTGCCGATGCGCCCGATGGAGCTGGTGGGCAGGAAGGGTATCATCGCGGGGTGGGGTAAGACGAACGCCAACATGGGACAAACGGGAACGAACATACTGAGGACGGCGGCGGTTCCTATCATAA GTACAAAAGAGTGTTTGCGGTGGCACAAGAGCAAGAAGATCAACGTCGAGCTGTACAACGAGATGTTCTGCGCGGGACACTCGGACGGGCATCAGGATGCGTGCTTGG GTGATTCGGGCGGCCCGTTGATCATCAACGATCGAGGACGGTACACACTGATCGGGATTACCAGTGCGGGCTTCGGTTGCGGTGTCGACCATCAGCCGGGCATCTACCACAACATTCAAAAAACGATCAAGTGGATACAGAGTGTCGTCCTGTCGTGA